In a single window of the Procambarus clarkii isolate CNS0578487 chromosome 51, FALCON_Pclarkii_2.0, whole genome shotgun sequence genome:
- the mRpL1 gene encoding uncharacterized protein mRpL1 isoform X2, protein MSSVCRSGSLAQVILKRWLPLSLGIPSQIHTGCIMEAARKGTRAKADAKKRAAKKEVQVKREFIPPKKRLEMELSGGASPRHVDGDMKDPIDNVWFARYYRWQTFSVRDAITMHRETHHETQIGLPDAYINAYIELNMSTDKKNRYVDNFFSVVQLPHEFESEQQRTVLAISRNKKVIEKAWEMGVTYAAGVEIIKQVQNGEVSLQDYQHFIAEIDTLPELVAIRGLMRRRFPSIKDGTAGTDIIPIIERFMKGVEYRTAVNKYHPDFATIEATFGRLSMTDEQLEENLATLLRDIENHKSLRKSGQLVTLVRLCSLPSCEQFRINHETYIKEKAENVKVAAVS, encoded by the exons ATGTCGTCCGTCTGCCGCTCAG GTTCCCTAGCACAAGTAATTTTAAAGAGATGGCTTCCATTGTCACTGGGCATCCCATCACAGATCCACACAGGGTGCATCATGGAAGCTGCCAGAAAAGGGACTCGAGCAAAGGCTGATGCCAAGAAGAGAGCAGCAAAAAAGGAGGTGCAAGTAAAACGAGAGTTTATTCCTCCAAAGAAGAGGCTAGAAATGGA ACTAAGTGGTGGTGCATCTCCAAGACATGTTGATGGTGATATGAAGGACCCCATTGACAACGTGTGGTTTGCAAGGTACTACAGATGGCAG ACATTCAGTGTGAGAGATGCTATAACAATGCATCGAGAGACACATCACGAGACACAAATTGGGCTCCCAGATGCATACATAAATGCATATATTGAGCTTAATATGTCTACAGACAAAAAG AACCGTTATGTTGACAATTTCTTCAGCGTAGTTCAACTGCCACACGAGTTTGAGAGCGAACAGCAGCGAACAGTCCTGGCCATATCTCGAAATAAGAAAGTGATTGAAAAAGCTTGGGAGATGGGAGTGACATATGCAGCTGGTGTGGAAATTATTAAACAAGTGCAG AATGGTGAGGTAAGCTTGCAGGATTATCAGCACTTTATTGCTGAAATAGACACACTGCCAGAGCTGGTAGCTATACGTGGACTAATGAGGAGGAGGTTCCCAAGTATAAAAGATG GCACTGCTGGCACTGATATTATTCCCATCATTGAACGCTTTATGAAAGGTGTTGAGTATAGAACTGCGGTAAACAAATATCATCCTGACTTTGCAACAATAGAAGCTACTTTTGGCAGG CTAAGTATGACAGATGAGCAACTTGAAGAAAATCTTGCAACTCTTCTTAGGGACATTGAAAACCATAAGTCTCTCAGAAAATCTGGTCAACTTGTTACCTTG